CGAGGTGCACGCGCTGTGCGGCGAGAACGGCGCCGGCAAATCGACGCTGATGAACATGATCGGCGGCGTGCTGCAGGCCGACGAAGGCGAAATCCTGATCGACGGCAAGCCCGTGACCATCGCCTCGCCGGCGGCGGCACAGAAGCTCGGCATCGCACTGGTGCATCAGGAAATCGCGCTCTGCCAGGACGCGACGGTTGCCGAAAACATCTGCATGGCTGCGATCAATACCCGGCGCGCGCCGCTGATGAATTACGCGGAAGTCTATGCGCAGGCCGAGAAGGCGATGAACCAGCTTGCGCCCATTCCGGTGCGCAGCAAAGTCGCCGACCTTTCCATTTCCAGCCAGCAGCTGGTCGAGATCGCCAAGGCGCTGACGCTCGACTGCAAGGTGCTGATCCTCGACGAGCCGACCGCGGCGCTGACCGAGACGGAAGCGCAGCGCCTGTTCTCCATCGTGCGCGGCCTGAAAGCGCGCGGCATCTCGGTCATCTATATCAGCCATCGCATGGCCGAAATCTTTTCGCTGTGCGACCGCGTCACCGTCTTTCGCGACGGGCGCTATGTCGCGACCGAGGCCATCGCGGCGACCTCGCCCGACGATGTCGTGCGCAAGATGGTCGGCCGCGAGATCACCCAGCTTTATCCCGACAAGCTCCCCGCCGACGCGGTACCGGGACGGTCCCTGCTCTCTGTTAGCGGCCTGTCGGACGGCAGCCGTTTCGTCGATGTCGATCTCGACCTGAAAGCCGGCGAAATCCTCGGCATTGGCGGCTTGATCGGTGCCGGACGCAGCGAGATCGCGCAGACGATCTGCGGACTAAGGCAGGCCAGCGCCGGCAGTGTCGCGCTGGACGGCAAGCCGCTTGCCATCCGCTCTTATGCCGACGCCGTGCGTGCCGGCCTCGTCTATCTCTCGGAGGACCGCAAGGGCTCGGGCGTGTTCCTCGATCTGTCGATCGCCGCCAATGTCTCGGCGCTCGACCTCGGCAAGCTCACCGGGCGCCTTGGCCTGCTCGACCGCCGCGCGGAAGCCAATCAGGCAACACACCTCGCCAAGCGGCTCGGCGTGCGCATGGCCGGCATCGACGTTGCCGTATCGACGCTTTCCGGCGGCAACCAGCAGAAGGTGGCGATCGCCAAGCAGCTTTCGGTTTCGCCCAAGGTCATCATCATGGACGAGCCGACGCGCGGCATCGATGTCGGCGCCAAGGTCGAGATCCATCGCCTGTTGCGCGACCTCGCCAACCAGGGCGTCGGCATCGTCGTCATTTCCTCGGAACTGCCCGAACTGATCGGCCTGTGCGACCGCGTGCTGGTCGTGCGCGAAGGCGCCATCGC
The genomic region above belongs to Mesorhizobium terrae and contains:
- a CDS encoding sugar ABC transporter ATP-binding protein, producing MTDAPVLQIRNLSKAFGPVQALSGVAFELRRGEVHALCGENGAGKSTLMNMIGGVLQADEGEILIDGKPVTIASPAAAQKLGIALVHQEIALCQDATVAENICMAAINTRRAPLMNYAEVYAQAEKAMNQLAPIPVRSKVADLSISSQQLVEIAKALTLDCKVLILDEPTAALTETEAQRLFSIVRGLKARGISVIYISHRMAEIFSLCDRVTVFRDGRYVATEAIAATSPDDVVRKMVGREITQLYPDKLPADAVPGRSLLSVSGLSDGSRFVDVDLDLKAGEILGIGGLIGAGRSEIAQTICGLRQASAGSVALDGKPLAIRSYADAVRAGLVYLSEDRKGSGVFLDLSIAANVSALDLGKLTGRLGLLDRRAEANQATHLAKRLGVRMAGIDVAVSTLSGGNQQKVAIAKQLSVSPKVIIMDEPTRGIDVGAKVEIHRLLRDLANQGVGIVVISSELPELIGLCDRVLVVREGAIAGELGAGELDEETIIMLASGVKPAQTSQGQAHNVA